The Halopelagius inordinatus genomic interval CGTGACCGCGCCGCGGGAGAACCCCGACCACGTGAGACTCGAACTCGAACTCGACAACAGTCAGTTAGAGACCCTTCCGGCGCACGCGGACCGCGTGACGCTCAGCGCCGCCGAGGCGCGGAAACTCTCCGCGGAACTCGACAAGTACGCGAACCGCGTCGAAGCGGCCCAAAGCGACGAGTAAGCGGCGGCGACGAGCGAGCGGTCCGAAAGCCGAATTCGGAGAAGAAACCGAGAGCGGCGGGGACGACCCCTCGTCGGGGCAGAGTCCGTCGTTCGGGACGCCCGACGAGAGAGAGAGGGTGCCTCTTGGACGCAGCACACGGAGTTTGCGCTACGCAGACATATACTCGTCTCTCCTGTGCGAGAGGCGCGCCCGACGCGCCTCCGCGAACCGCCGCCGGGCGGGGTCAGTCCTCCGAGTCCCCGCCCGCACGTTCTCGCCACCGCGCCTGTTGCTGCCGTTCTGTGACGTGGTCCAAGCCGTCTACCAACTCGTCGCGAACCTCCGACTCGAACGACGCCACGTCGGAGAGAAACGACTCGCGGAACGCGGTGACCAGTTCGTACGTCCACTGGTCTTCGACGGCACCCGCCGGGAGGTGGTCGTCCCGGAGGGCGTCAGCCCACTCCTCGTGGCCCGCCTCGCGCAGTTCGCTCTCGGCGTCCGCGAGTCGGTTCATCGCGTGACCTATCTGGTGGTGAAACGTCAGGAGCGACCCGTACCCCTTGTAGATGTGTTCGAGACCCAACTGTAGGTCGTGGAGCGCTTCTCGTTCCGCCTCCGCGATGTCCGGGTCCGGAGAGTCGGGAGGTGCGTCGGTCATGGTCCCGTAGAGGGGACGTGATAGCATAGCTTCGGTGGCCGCGAGAGTAGAGGGCACCGCGAGGGGAGACGACAGTTACGCCGAGGCGTCGTATCCGGCGTCCTCGACTGCGGCGACCAGTTCCTCCTCGTCGGCGTCGCCTTCGACGGTGGCGGACTCCGCGTCTCGGTCCACGTCGACGGACTCGACGCCGCCGACGCCCGAGAGCGCTTCTTCGACGGTCTGTTCGCAGTGTTCACAGCTCATCCCTTCGACGGAGATGGTTCGGCTCATGCCTCCGAACCTACGTGCCGTGTACTTAACGCGTTTTCCGTTAAAAATCGAAAGTTCGACTCGGGGTCGCCCGTCGGTCTCGAAACCGCGGCCGACCGGAGAGCGTCACTCGGCGAACTGGTCGTGGTAGTTCCGTTCGACGACGAGGCGTTGCTCGCGGGTGAGGTTCGCGAGTTCCGTCTCGTCGTAGAGGTAGTACGCGAACTGGTCGCGGGTCCGGATGTGTTCGAGTTCCTGGTCTTCGGCGAACGGTTGTCGGTCGTACATCTCGGTGATGTGACCGGCCGAATCGGCGCTGACCACCGAGAAGTTGCGGTCCCACTCGGCCTGCGTGAGTTCGTCGCGCGAGTACGCCGCGTTCTCGCCCGTGTCTCCGAACTGCGCGTCGAACGCCTCTTGGACGTCGACGCGGGCGTCGAAGCCGAGTTCGCCGAAGGTTTCGCTGTAGCGGTCCTGTGCGATGTCGTCGCGAGAGCGAACCTCGGTGGCGTCCCACTCGCCGGACGGTTGTCGAAGGTAGAGTTCTTCGACGAAGACGGCGTCTTCGGTGCCGAGAGCGTCGAACTCGGAGTCGAAGACGGCCCGGGCGATGTCGTCGCGCGTCTGGTTCGCAGATGCGTCGGCCTCCGACGAATCCGACGAATCCGACGTGTTCGTCTCGTCGGTGGAGTCGGCGTCGTCGGCGGTGGCCGCGTCGCCGTCCGCGTCCGACTCATTCTGACCGGACGCGTCGTCGGTCTCCTCCGGGTAATCGGTCGAACGGACGGTGATGGTGACGGTGTCCGTGTCGTTCGCACCGGTTTCGTCGGTGACGGTGACGCGGAACGTCACGTCGGTCCAGACGGCGACGTCGGGTGCGACGAACGACGCGGTGGACGTGTTGGTGTCCGACAGTTCGGCGTCGGGACCGGACACTTGCGTCCACGTGTAGTTCAGTTCGTCCCCGTTCGGGTTCCGAGAGTCGGTGGCGTCGAGTTCGACGCGCGTCCGTTCGTTGACCATCTCCTCGGCACTCGCCGCGGCGACGGGCGCGGTGTCGTTTTCGACTGTCTCGTTGGCTGACTGCTCGGCGTCCTCGGAGTCAGTCTCGGCGGTAGTCGTCGAGTCAGTCTCCGTCGGTTCGGAGTCCGACGGGGCTTCGTCGTCGGAACCGGTCTCCGACTCGGACGCCGCCGCGTCCGTCGAGTCGTCGTCGGTCTCTGTCTGGTCGGGCGTTTCAGTCGGCGTGGCGGTCTGGTCGGACGTTTCGCCGGGCGTCGTGTCCTCGGCGGACGATACGATGTCGCCCGTAGTCGGGACGCCGACGTCGGCACCGACTCCGCCCACGAAGGCGGCAGTGGCGACGACGCCGACACTTGCGACGACGGCGATGAACGTTTGAAACTTCATAGTGTAGGGCCTCGTACCTCGTATTCGAGTTGGAGAGAGACGCCTTCGTTATGCGGCGACGAGGAAACTGGTAGGTCGGATGTAACTTCGGTTCGAGAATACCGTCCGTCTCGGGCGTAATTCGTCGAACGAGTTAACGTCCGTCAAAACAGAGTCAACCGAACGTTATTCGGGGGAGAACGATTAAGATTCGAAAGCCCAACGGTCGAAACGTTATTGTTTCCGAAGCCTCCACGGGTTCCCGTGAGCAGTCTCGACGAGACGGACATGCGGATACTCGAACTCCTGTCCGAAGACGCGCGGCGATCGTACAGCGACATCTCGGAGAGAGTCGGCCTCTCTGCGCCCGCCGTCTCTGACCGAATCGACCGCCTCCGAGAGTCGGGCGTCGTCAGGGGGTTCACCGTCGACGTGGACCGGTCGCAACTCCGCGCCGGCGTCCCGGTTTTGGTCCGCTTGGAACTCAGACCCGAAGAACTGTCGTCGGTGAAAGACGCCGTGCACGGCGCGGATTCGGTCGAACACGTCTTCACCACCGTCGAAGGGGACGTGGTGTTCCACGCCCGGTTCCGCCCCGACGCCGTCCGGGCGCGGTTGGACGAACTCGTGGACCTGACGCGGGTCGAAGACTACGAGGTGACCCTCCTCTCGGACGCCGAGTGGACGCCGAACGTCGGTGGCACGGAGTTCGCCCTCTCCTGTGCGGAGTGCGGCAACACCGTCACGGAGGAGGGTGAATCCGCCCGGTTCGGCGGCGACCTGTATCACTTCTGTTGCTCGTCCTGTCTGGGGCGATTCGAGGACAAGTACGAACGTCTCGAATCGAGCGCCGAATAGAGTTCGTATTCGAAGGTTTCTCTCCCCACCCACCCACACATTCGAAGGGGAAAGCGAGGTAAGTAACGGGTGCGTACGACTAGGTAAGCGATGAGTACCACAACTGCCCACCTCGACGTGCGAGGGATGTCCTGCGCTAACTGCTCAGAGACCGTTAGCGAGGCCCTTCGGTCGCTCGACGGCGTCGAGGAGGCGAACGTCAACTTCGCCACCGACGAGGGAAGCGTGACGTACGACCCCGAGAGGGTCTCTCTCGGGGACATCTACGACGCCGTCGAGTCGGCGGGGTACGACCCCGTCGAAGCGACAGCATCGATAGGTATCTCCGACATGACCTGCGCGAACTGCGCGGAGACGAACCGCGAGGCGTTGGAGTCGACGCCGGGCGTCGTCCGCGCG includes:
- a CDS encoding winged helix-turn-helix transcriptional regulator; its protein translation is MSSLDETDMRILELLSEDARRSYSDISERVGLSAPAVSDRIDRLRESGVVRGFTVDVDRSQLRAGVPVLVRLELRPEELSSVKDAVHGADSVEHVFTTVEGDVVFHARFRPDAVRARLDELVDLTRVEDYEVTLLSDAEWTPNVGGTEFALSCAECGNTVTEEGESARFGGDLYHFCCSSCLGRFEDKYERLESSAE
- a CDS encoding PKD domain-containing protein, translating into MKFQTFIAVVASVGVVATAAFVGGVGADVGVPTTGDIVSSAEDTTPGETSDQTATPTETPDQTETDDDSTDAAASESETGSDDEAPSDSEPTETDSTTTAETDSEDAEQSANETVENDTAPVAAASAEEMVNERTRVELDATDSRNPNGDELNYTWTQVSGPDAELSDTNTSTASFVAPDVAVWTDVTFRVTVTDETGANDTDTVTITVRSTDYPEETDDASGQNESDADGDAATADDADSTDETNTSDSSDSSEADASANQTRDDIARAVFDSEFDALGTEDAVFVEELYLRQPSGEWDATEVRSRDDIAQDRYSETFGELGFDARVDVQEAFDAQFGDTGENAAYSRDELTQAEWDRNFSVVSADSAGHITEMYDRQPFAEDQELEHIRTRDQFAYYLYDETELANLTREQRLVVERNYHDQFAE
- a CDS encoding CopZ family metallochaperone, producing the protein MSRTISVEGMSCEHCEQTVEEALSGVGGVESVDVDRDAESATVEGDADEEELVAAVEDAGYDASA
- a CDS encoding DUF6360 family protein → MPNRLLRVNAYTTFDMLDAEATGHDFTEEAFAVLNVTAPRENPDHVRLELELDNSQLETLPAHADRVTLSAAEARKLSAELDKYANRVEAAQSDE